From one Gracilibacillus salinarum genomic stretch:
- a CDS encoding C40 family peptidase produces MREMKVLVKDSVVVLTVVSSLFFAQSVSAETKEEISSQRSEVQSDIDQKEQEIQEIKTDLIELNEQITRFDEAIEDNEEVIQETEKEMDNVESEVQDLESNIDSIQEKIDQRNEILKERIASLQENGGSSSYLEVIFGAKSFLDLIDRATLVHKITQADKNLLESQEQDKLEIEKDKAEHDEKLQELEDMKAKYEEMQQQIVAQKEQNEDLKSELQQKEEENSDILDDLKIEEEVLAKKQKALEEAEAQQTAATSSSQSTSSSSSSKNVIDQYASESSAPVSAGSGALQTAMTAGNKYIGNSVYVFGGGRTAYDVANGRFDCSGFVSWAFRQAGISIPASTSALSSVGERVSASNMQPGDLVFFNTYKTNGHVGIYLGNNKFIGSQSSTGVAIESMSSGYWKSTFSGYVRRIAQ; encoded by the coding sequence ATGCGAGAAATGAAAGTCTTAGTGAAAGATTCAGTTGTTGTCTTAACGGTTGTCTCCAGCTTGTTTTTTGCTCAGTCGGTAAGTGCAGAAACAAAGGAAGAGATTTCGTCACAGCGTTCGGAAGTACAATCTGATATTGATCAGAAAGAGCAAGAGATTCAAGAAATCAAAACAGATTTGATTGAATTAAATGAACAAATCACACGGTTTGATGAAGCAATTGAAGATAATGAAGAAGTGATTCAAGAAACGGAAAAAGAAATGGACAATGTAGAATCGGAAGTACAAGATTTAGAGTCTAATATTGATTCCATCCAGGAAAAGATTGATCAGCGTAATGAAATTCTAAAAGAAAGAATAGCTTCTTTACAGGAAAACGGTGGATCATCAAGTTATCTTGAAGTGATTTTTGGTGCTAAAAGTTTTCTGGATCTAATTGACCGAGCTACACTAGTACATAAGATTACCCAAGCAGATAAAAACCTGCTGGAAAGCCAGGAGCAAGATAAACTAGAGATTGAAAAAGATAAAGCAGAGCATGATGAAAAACTACAAGAATTAGAAGACATGAAGGCAAAATATGAAGAAATGCAACAACAGATTGTTGCACAAAAAGAACAAAACGAAGATTTAAAGTCAGAATTGCAACAGAAAGAAGAAGAAAATAGCGATATTCTTGACGATTTGAAAATTGAAGAAGAAGTATTAGCAAAAAAACAAAAAGCTTTGGAAGAAGCAGAAGCTCAGCAGACAGCTGCAACTAGCAGTAGTCAATCAACATCATCAAGCAGCTCTAGCAAAAATGTGATTGACCAATATGCAAGTGAATCATCTGCACCAGTATCTGCAGGAAGCGGTGCACTTCAAACTGCAATGACAGCAGGTAACAAATATATCGGTAATTCCGTTTATGTTTTTGGTGGAGGCAGAACTGCATATGATGTGGCAAATGGTCGATTTGATTGCTCTGGATTCGTAAGTTGGGCATTCCGCCAGGCGGGTATTAGTATTCCTGCAAGTACATCTGCATTATCATCTGTTGGCGAAAGAGTATCTGCAAGTAACATGCAGCCAGGTGATTTAGTATTCTTTAATACTTACAAAACAAATGGTCATGTTGGAATTTATTTAGGAAACAATAAATTTATCGGATCTCAAAGTTCAACTGGCGTAGCAATTGAAAGTATGAGCAGCGGTTATTGGAAATCTACATTCTCTGGTTATGTACGCCGTATTGCACAATAA
- a CDS encoding BrxA/BrxB family bacilliredoxin gives MNAYEQYMREIAQPMRDELTNAGFNELVTPDEVDEFMNTNKDSALIVINSVCGCAAGLARPAAIESLQGETKPVQLVTVFAGQDRDATAKMRDYFQGVEPSSPSMAVVKDGELKHFIPREQIEGYEVEDIVSQLTDAYTKYC, from the coding sequence ATGAACGCTTATGAACAATATATGAGAGAAATTGCACAACCAATGCGAGATGAACTAACGAACGCTGGCTTTAACGAACTAGTTACACCAGATGAAGTCGATGAATTTATGAATACAAATAAAGATTCAGCTCTGATCGTGATTAACTCTGTTTGTGGTTGTGCTGCTGGATTAGCAAGACCTGCAGCTATTGAATCACTTCAAGGAGAAACAAAACCAGTCCAATTAGTGACTGTATTTGCTGGACAGGATCGCGATGCAACAGCGAAAATGCGAGACTATTTCCAAGGTGTGGAACCCTCTTCACCATCAATGGCAGTTGTTAAAGATGGCGAACTAAAACACTTTATTCCTCGTGAACAAATTGAAGGCTATGAAGTAGAAGATATCGTTTCTCAGCTGACAGATGCCTATACAAAATATTGCTAG
- the pabB gene encoding aminodeoxychorismate synthase component I, which yields MTLPFLQFNFNQDIQQFIDPVQVWKTDNIKQVHRIFQEIEDYLNNGYYIAGFVSYEAAPAFDPAYEVNTNQQLPLIWFGAYEKIVNKQTDTEQSLQQLSNWHITTDYQQYHKHIHHIKNAIAEGNTYQVNYTTRLEANFNGSAYHYYQQLLANQHASYCAYLDIGTQQILSVSPELFFSVENNRITTKPMKGTIKRGKTFEEDEQLKKRLKHSTKDQAENVMIVDLLRNDLGRIAKPGSVRVKSLFDIESYPTVHQMTSTITAELETNTIYEWFRALFPCGSITGAPKVETMKYIATLENTPREIYCGAIGFISPDRSATFNVPIRTVLINGNKATYGTGGGITWDSSSEGEYQELQQKAEILKQQHKEISLIESLLLKDGEYPLLEEHLSRLANSAQYFGFSFSEHPIRSKLLSLAARSTSGSYKVKLIYHRDGEMELNSEMVTSITQPISAIIAPFAVNKEEIYLYHKTTNRSTYNKISEHQPEEVFTSLLWNKNRYVTEFTIGNIVIEKNGEFFTPPVSDGLLPGTFRQRLLLENKIKEKSISLNELDNCDQIWFINSVRGWLKVNISDSFKTNRS from the coding sequence ATGACACTGCCCTTTTTACAATTTAATTTTAATCAAGATATCCAGCAATTTATTGACCCTGTCCAAGTTTGGAAAACAGATAACATCAAGCAGGTACATCGGATTTTTCAAGAGATAGAAGACTATTTAAATAACGGCTATTATATTGCAGGATTTGTCTCGTACGAAGCAGCCCCCGCTTTTGATCCTGCTTATGAAGTGAATACTAATCAGCAACTGCCACTTATCTGGTTTGGAGCGTATGAAAAGATAGTCAACAAGCAAACAGATACCGAACAATCATTGCAGCAGTTGTCAAATTGGCATATTACAACGGATTACCAGCAATATCACAAACATATCCATCATATTAAAAACGCGATAGCTGAGGGTAACACCTATCAGGTCAATTACACAACAAGACTCGAAGCAAACTTCAATGGATCTGCTTATCACTATTATCAGCAGTTGCTCGCTAATCAGCATGCTTCCTACTGTGCCTATTTAGACATAGGTACACAGCAGATTTTATCTGTTTCCCCAGAATTATTTTTTTCTGTGGAAAATAACAGGATTACAACGAAGCCTATGAAAGGGACAATCAAAAGAGGAAAAACGTTCGAGGAAGACGAGCAATTGAAAAAGCGATTAAAACATTCAACGAAAGATCAAGCAGAAAATGTAATGATTGTGGATTTACTTCGAAATGATCTCGGAAGAATAGCCAAGCCAGGATCAGTTCGAGTGAAAAGCTTATTTGATATAGAATCATATCCAACTGTTCACCAAATGACTTCTACTATTACAGCAGAGTTGGAAACAAATACAATTTACGAATGGTTTAGAGCGTTATTTCCTTGTGGTTCCATAACAGGTGCGCCTAAAGTGGAAACAATGAAATATATTGCGACATTAGAGAATACGCCTCGTGAAATATATTGTGGAGCCATTGGCTTTATTAGCCCTGATCGCTCAGCTACATTTAATGTCCCGATTCGAACTGTCCTTATCAACGGAAACAAAGCAACTTACGGAACCGGTGGTGGCATTACATGGGACTCTTCAAGTGAAGGGGAATACCAAGAACTTCAGCAAAAAGCAGAGATCTTGAAACAACAGCATAAAGAAATTTCTTTAATTGAATCACTGCTATTAAAGGATGGCGAATACCCTTTATTAGAGGAACATTTATCGAGATTAGCCAATTCAGCTCAGTATTTTGGCTTTTCTTTTTCAGAACATCCTATTCGTTCTAAATTGCTGTCTTTAGCAGCAAGATCTACATCTGGTTCCTACAAAGTAAAGCTTATTTATCATCGTGATGGTGAAATGGAATTAAATAGTGAAATGGTAACCTCTATAACGCAACCAATCTCTGCGATTATTGCACCGTTTGCGGTTAATAAAGAAGAGATTTATTTATATCATAAGACTACAAACCGATCAACTTATAACAAAATTTCAGAACACCAGCCCGAAGAGGTATTTACCTCATTACTTTGGAATAAAAATCGTTACGTAACAGAATTTACGATTGGAAATATCGTTATCGAGAAAAACGGAGAGTTCTTCACCCCTCCTGTTTCGGACGGATTATTGCCAGGTACGTTCCGACAGCGCTTATTACTGGAAAATAAAATAAAAGAAAAGTCGATTTCACTTAACGAGCTGGACAACTGTGATCAGATCTGGTTTATCAATAGTGTCAGAGGCTGGTTAAAAGTAAATATTTCTGATTCTTTTAAAACAAATAGGTCGTAG